A genomic window from Chitinivibrionia bacterium includes:
- a CDS encoding diguanylate cyclase, with product MVEGKKEFTILIVDDEKMNVDVLGGILSPMYNLLISKNGARALELAQERVPDLILLDVLMPDMSGFEVIAKLKESEITHKIPVIFITGLTGSEDEEKGFFLGAVDYIAKPFVKSIVKARVNTHIKIIDQMRTIERIGLLDPLTKIPNRRGFEERLNAEWGRAMREGAYISFLLMDIDKFKTYNDTHGHQQGDVALKTFAEVSSKSLLRSIDYEARWGGEEFVVLLPGLNAEGAIAVAERIRKNVEEAIVPTEDGGETKITVSIGINSMVPTADISAKEFIERADRALYKAKEAGRNRFVLSEE from the coding sequence ATGGTTGAGGGCAAAAAAGAATTCACTATTCTTATAGTGGACGACGAAAAAATGAACGTGGATGTGCTGGGCGGTATTTTGTCGCCTATGTATAATCTTTTGATTTCAAAGAACGGGGCAAGGGCTTTGGAATTGGCGCAGGAGCGCGTTCCCGACCTCATACTGCTCGACGTTCTTATGCCTGATATGTCGGGATTTGAGGTCATTGCAAAGTTGAAAGAATCCGAAATCACACATAAAATTCCGGTTATTTTTATTACGGGACTAACAGGAAGCGAAGACGAAGAAAAAGGGTTTTTCTTGGGGGCGGTCGATTATATTGCAAAACCCTTTGTTAAATCCATTGTTAAGGCGAGAGTTAATACGCATATAAAAATTATAGACCAAATGCGCACCATTGAACGTATCGGGCTTTTAGACCCTCTGACAAAAATTCCCAATAGGCGCGGGTTTGAAGAACGGCTTAACGCGGAATGGGGAAGGGCTATGCGCGAGGGCGCGTACATCAGTTTTTTGTTGATGGATATAGATAAATTTAAAACCTACAACGATACTCACGGACACCAGCAGGGAGACGTTGCGCTGAAAACATTTGCCGAAGTGTCTTCCAAGTCGCTTTTGCGCTCGATTGATTACGAAGCGCGTTGGGGCGGCGAAGAATTTGTCGTGCTTTTGCCGGGGTTAAACGCCGAAGGAGCAATTGCGGTCGCCGAAAGAATACGCAAAAATGTGGAGGAAGCGATTGTTCCTACCGAAGACGGCGGCGAAACAAAAATAACGGTAAGTATCGGAATAAATTCTATGGTTCCCACTGCGGATATATCGGCAAAAGAGTTCATTGAAAGAGCGGACAGAGCGCTCTACAAAGCAAAAGAGGCGGGCAGAAACAGGTTTGTCTTAAGCGAGGAATAA